In the Actinomycetota bacterium genome, one interval contains:
- the atpE gene encoding ATP synthase F0 subunit C: protein MTSEIFQLAQEAGGVTDEGLRSVAHGLVYGLAAIGPGIGIGLVFASAIEAMARQPETAGETRTTMFLGFALIEALALFGFVLAFIL from the coding sequence ATGACCAGCGAGATCTTCCAGTTGGCCCAGGAAGCGGGAGGGGTCACCGACGAGGGACTGAGGTCCGTCGCACACGGGCTGGTGTATGGGTTGGCCGCTATCGGCCCCGGCATCGGCATCGGGCTCGTCTTCGCCAGCGCCATCGAGGCCATGGCCCGACAGCCCGAGACGGCAGGCGAAACGCGGACCACGATGTTCCTCGGGTTCGCGCTGATCGAGGCACTTGCCCTGTTCGGTTTCGTTCTCGCATTCATCCTCTAG
- the atpB gene encoding F0F1 ATP synthase subunit A, with translation MVLALELDINHLFFWDPLLFEGTPYALNRVGILTLLAAALCIGFFLYGAAKKALVPKGASNLAETLYLFVRNNIAIDVIGPEGAKYAGYLASVFFFILFSNVLAILPGIHFAPTSRMAIPFMLAILTWIIFNVVGLVKQGPGHYLKGTLFPPGVPKPVYILLTPIEFFSVFVVRPLTLMVRLLANMMAGHVLLTIFFLFTHEFLVTNIGPTAPLGLVTLAVATALMMLEMLVVVMQAYIFTMLSAFYIAEAIHGHGAEDHLTHDETAHETPQEDRRPALEGVAA, from the coding sequence ATGGTTCTTGCGTTGGAACTGGATATCAACCACCTGTTCTTCTGGGATCCCCTCCTGTTCGAGGGAACGCCCTACGCTCTGAACCGCGTCGGGATCCTGACGCTGCTCGCGGCGGCCTTGTGCATCGGCTTCTTCCTCTATGGCGCGGCCAAGAAGGCGCTGGTGCCGAAGGGCGCGAGCAACCTCGCCGAGACCCTGTACCTCTTCGTTCGGAACAACATCGCGATCGACGTGATCGGCCCGGAGGGCGCGAAGTACGCCGGCTACCTCGCGTCGGTCTTCTTCTTTATCTTGTTCTCGAACGTCCTCGCGATCCTGCCGGGGATCCACTTCGCCCCCACCTCGAGGATGGCGATCCCGTTCATGCTGGCGATCCTGACCTGGATCATCTTCAACGTCGTGGGCCTCGTTAAGCAGGGGCCGGGCCACTACCTCAAGGGCACCCTGTTCCCGCCCGGCGTGCCTAAGCCCGTCTACATCTTGCTGACGCCTATCGAGTTCTTCTCGGTGTTCGTCGTCCGCCCGCTGACCCTGATGGTCCGGTTGCTCGCGAACATGATGGCCGGCCACGTCCTTTTGACGATCTTCTTCTTGTTCACGCACGAGTTCCTCGTCACCAACATCGGCCCAACCGCGCCGCTCGGGCTCGTCACACTGGCGGTCGCTACCGCGCTGATGATGCTCGAGATGCTGGTCGTGGTGATGCAGGCCTACATCTTCACGATGTTGTCGGCGTTCTACATCGCCGAGGCGATCCACGGCCACGGCGCCGAAGACCACCTCACGCACGACGAGACCGCTCACGAAACACCTCAGGAAGACAGACGACCGGCACTAGAAGGCGTAGCCGCTTAA
- a CDS encoding AtpZ/AtpI family protein produces the protein MAKGMSQASQGLSVAFGFVLVVLVFWFGGRALDGWLGTEPWLQIFGAIVGWALGVVTVFYAVRHRQ, from the coding sequence ATGGCGAAGGGGATGTCGCAGGCGTCCCAAGGACTGTCGGTCGCCTTCGGATTCGTGCTCGTGGTGCTGGTCTTTTGGTTCGGGGGCCGGGCACTCGATGGCTGGCTCGGCACAGAGCCTTGGCTCCAGATCTTCGGGGCGATCGTCGGTTGGGCGCTCGGCGTGGTGACCGTCTTCTACGCGGTGCGTCACAGGCAGTAA
- a CDS encoding undecaprenyl/decaprenyl-phosphate alpha-N-acetylglucosaminyl 1-phosphate transferase, with protein MRPYLTVGLVAFFVSFFTTPLVCRLSTKLGAIDRPNDRKVHAHPTPTLGGIAMFLGIMAAGAIASRLPFFEGIFSQTSQMLGILGGGVVIFLLGMVDDLRDLPAPVKLAGQVFASGMLFLAGVKMQYVLLPSGTFVPLSDDVSFLVTVGWLVAMINAVNLIDGLDGLAAGLVAIAASAFFVYTYQLSVTQGESLAALAAPPPLLAIALVGATLGFLRYNFHPARIFMGDSGSMLLGLVLGGATVVGITNTSFISTLAQTSTPQVFLAYSPLLIPLLVLALPLADAVLAVVRRARRRTSVFHADKEHLHHRLMDLGHGHRQAVVVMYIWSALAAGAGLAFTFFDRNDVIFSLPVLVAAIVLYTLFPLLTKVIQERIAP; from the coding sequence TTGAGGCCTTACCTGACCGTTGGACTGGTCGCCTTCTTCGTCTCTTTCTTCACGACGCCGCTCGTGTGCCGGCTGTCGACGAAGCTGGGTGCGATCGACCGCCCGAACGACCGCAAGGTCCACGCGCATCCCACACCCACGCTGGGCGGGATCGCGATGTTCCTCGGCATCATGGCCGCTGGGGCCATAGCTTCGCGGCTTCCGTTCTTCGAAGGCATCTTCAGCCAGACGTCACAGATGCTGGGGATCCTCGGCGGGGGAGTCGTGATCTTCCTTCTCGGGATGGTCGACGACCTGAGGGATCTCCCCGCCCCCGTCAAGCTCGCGGGACAGGTGTTTGCCTCCGGGATGTTGTTCCTCGCGGGGGTGAAGATGCAGTACGTCTTGCTGCCGAGTGGAACCTTCGTCCCTCTGAGCGACGATGTGTCGTTCCTGGTCACCGTCGGGTGGCTTGTCGCGATGATCAACGCGGTCAACCTGATCGACGGTTTGGACGGTTTGGCCGCCGGGCTCGTCGCGATCGCGGCCTCGGCGTTCTTCGTCTACACCTACCAGCTGAGCGTCACGCAAGGCGAGAGCCTGGCCGCTCTGGCGGCGCCGCCTCCGTTGCTTGCGATAGCTCTTGTCGGAGCAACACTGGGATTCCTGCGCTACAACTTCCACCCCGCGAGGATCTTCATGGGTGACTCCGGAAGCATGCTGCTCGGGCTCGTCCTCGGCGGCGCGACCGTCGTGGGCATCACCAACACCTCGTTCATCTCGACACTGGCGCAGACGTCAACGCCGCAGGTCTTCTTGGCTTATTCGCCGCTCTTGATCCCACTGCTCGTGCTCGCATTACCGTTGGCCGACGCCGTGCTGGCCGTGGTGCGGCGGGCGCGCAGGCGCACGAGCGTCTTCCACGCGGACAAAGAGCACCTGCATCACCGGCTCATGGACCTGGGGCACGGGCATCGTCAAGCCGTAGTCGTCATGTACATCTGGTCTGCGCTGGCCGCGGGCGCCGGCCTCGCCTTCACCTTCTTCGACCGCAACGACGTCATCTTCTCGCTGCCGGTGTTGGTCGCCGCGATCGTGCTCTACACCTTGTTCCCGTTGCTTACGAAGGTGATCCAGGAGCGGATCGCGCCCTAG
- a CDS encoding serine hydroxymethyltransferase has protein sequence MDEVHRENSKIELIASENFSSPAVLAALGTPLTNKYAEGYPGKRYYGGCEHVDVAENLAIERAKALFGADHVNVQPHAGAQANAAAYFAFLQPGDTFMGMDLAMGGHLTHGSRVNFTGKLFKVVSYGVRESDERIDLDEVRDIALREKPKLIVAGATAYSRIWDFPAFRSIADEVGAIFLVDAAHFIGLVAGGVHPNPVEHADVVTCTTHKTLRGPRGAMIMCKEEHASVIDKSVFPGWQGGPMMHVIAAKAVAFKEAAGDGFRAYAEQVVANARAMADALNEHGLRIVSGGTDNHLMLVDLRPVGLTGKEAEARLDAVGITVNKNAIPYDPEKPFIASGLRIGTPAATTTGMKEEEVREVARLIATTLKDDSAQVRADVAARVKELTNRFRPYPDVV, from the coding sequence ATGGACGAGGTCCACCGCGAGAACTCGAAGATCGAGCTGATCGCATCGGAGAACTTCTCGTCTCCCGCCGTGCTGGCGGCGCTGGGGACCCCGCTCACGAACAAATACGCGGAGGGGTATCCCGGCAAGCGCTATTACGGCGGCTGCGAGCATGTCGACGTCGCCGAGAACCTGGCGATCGAGCGGGCGAAGGCGCTGTTTGGGGCGGATCACGTGAACGTGCAGCCGCATGCCGGTGCACAAGCGAACGCAGCTGCGTACTTCGCTTTCCTACAGCCGGGTGACACCTTCATGGGGATGGATCTGGCCATGGGCGGCCACCTGACCCACGGGTCGCGCGTCAACTTCACGGGCAAGCTCTTCAAGGTGGTGTCATACGGCGTGCGCGAGTCGGACGAGCGGATCGACCTCGACGAGGTGCGTGACATCGCGCTCCGCGAGAAGCCGAAGTTGATCGTCGCGGGCGCGACCGCCTACTCGCGGATCTGGGACTTCCCCGCGTTCCGCTCGATCGCCGACGAGGTCGGCGCGATATTCCTCGTCGATGCGGCGCACTTCATCGGCCTCGTTGCGGGTGGGGTGCACCCGAACCCGGTGGAGCACGCGGACGTGGTCACCTGCACCACGCACAAGACGCTGCGCGGCCCCCGCGGCGCCATGATCATGTGCAAGGAAGAGCACGCGTCGGTGATCGACAAGAGCGTGTTCCCGGGCTGGCAGGGCGGCCCGATGATGCACGTCATCGCGGCGAAAGCCGTCGCTTTCAAGGAAGCCGCCGGAGACGGCTTCCGCGCCTACGCCGAACAGGTGGTGGCGAACGCGCGCGCGATGGCCGACGCGCTCAACGAACACGGCCTCCGGATCGTCTCTGGAGGTACGGACAACCATCTGATGCTCGTCGATCTTCGCCCGGTGGGGCTGACGGGCAAGGAGGCAGAGGCTCGTTTGGACGCGGTCGGCATCACCGTCAACAAGAACGCGATCCCGTACGACCCCGAGAAGCCCTTCATCGCGTCGGGCCTCCGCATCGGCACGCCCGCCGCCACGACGACGGGGATGAAGGAGGAAGAGGTCCGCGAGGTGGCGCGGCTGATCGCTACGACATTGAAGGACGACTCCGCGCAGGTCCGCGCCGACGTCGCCGCCAGGGTCAAGGAGCTGACCAACCGGTTCCGTCCCTACCCGGACGTGGTGTAA